The genomic stretch CGAGGGAATCACCGTCTCATCATCCCGGTGGCAGCTGTCGCAATAGTAGAGACCAGAGAAAGCGCAGAGCTTGGGCTTCGCGAAGGAGAAGCCGATCTGCCTGGAGCagcctgcagggagcagagaggaggcGATGAGAGGGGACCTACCTGTGCTGCCCCAAGATCCCGTTCCCATCGCCACCGGGATGGGGGGAGAAACTTTTGGGAGGGGGTAAATGGGGAAAGAAAGTTTTTGGAAGGGTTGGAGATCAGCTAAAGCATGTGTAGGATGTTTGGTGAGAGgtccccagcccttccctgcaggtgAGGAGCTGTGATTTAAGACCATGATGGTTCAAAGAAGTCTGCACTATCCCATGACCCACTTTTATCCATCAAGTGgttaaattgtttcttttttttttttttttttttttaggaaaagtgAATTCTGGAAACACCCCAGTGGTTTAGGGAAGAACCTAAAGCCCACCTGCCTGCCCCATCACCTCCACCAGTAACTTTGTCCCATTCTGCCTTCACTCCGTCTTTCTCTTTCGTGCTGCCACCGCAGGGTACCAAAACCTCGTCTGCAAGGGATGCGGTCAGGATGGATTAAgccaaaaaaaagcttttattataGTGGTGGGTAACCCAGGAGGAACCCAGCTCGGGTCTTGGGGGAAATGTGCAGGGTTTTTATAGCAACTTGAAAAGCAAGTGTATCTTATTTGGTGTCGGGAAGGCAGAAAAACCCTTCATGCTATTTTTAATGGGTTCAGTTCTCTAAAATACATCATCAAGCATAAGCGAACCTCTGCTATCCTTGGGGAAGGCTTTACCACCCCATCCTTCATGCTTTGGGGTAGCTGGAGcacatctcaaaaaaaattcATGGAGGTCAGGTGTTGCTCTttgaattaataataaaaagaagcttttatCACTCATTATGCCCTGACACCTCCTGTGCCAGGCTTGGGTGTCAGGCTGGGAGGGAAGTGAatgcagggcaggcagcccccTAAGAAAACCTACACATAAAAAATGGGAATTTGTCTTTTTGGCTTGCTGCTTCCATCTGTTGTGAGGTGGAAGATGCAGGACAGAGCCTGGAGGGGAAGGTAGAGACCAAATAGAAtggaaaatacatataaaaaaaaaaaaagaagagagattaaaaggaaaaaaaaccctgctggaGGGTACAAGAAATACAACTGAAGCAGGAGAGAAATCTGAAGTTTAATTAACTTACCAAGGTAAAGAACAAATTATACCTCCCATGGAGGTCAGTGAGTGTTATCCTATTAAACCAGCATTGCCCCACATGCCGAGAGGCATTAGTAGAAGGTTAAATGaatgttttgcaaaatcagCTTGTCACACCCATCACAATATTCGCTCCTGTGCTGCGTTACTGGAAAAACAGCATTTGCTCTTGATTGCACTTTCCCGGTAGGTTGGGGCCACAAAATGCCCAGGAAGAGAGTCCTGGGCCTCTTGGTCCATCTAAGGTTGCCTTCAAGGCAAGACCCCCACTGTCTATAGCATAAGCGTCTTAAACAGGAGCCCAGTAGCAGCCCAGTTGGACCTGTCCTGAGGTGGAATGGGGATTCGGCATGGGGGGACTCACCCTGTGCACACAGACCACCAAAGGTGCCACTGACTGGGGACGTGAAACCCCACCGAGGGGCTTTGGTACTACATGGGGTTTGGATGGGGAAACCAGCAGCTGGCCTGCAACGGGTTGGCAGGACTCAGGGCATCTCTAATTTGATGTCACCTCATTAACACAACATCATCCTCCAAGACAGAGCTGGGTTTCTTGGTTTTGGACAAGCCAACGTATACCTGCACAGATGAAGCTCTGCGAGTCCAGACCCTTCTCCATGGGGATGGCCACCAGGTATTGCAACAAGAAGCCGTTTTCCTTCACGATGTTCTTCAGGATGACCTGGGAGTGCCCGTCCAAGCTGCCACCCAGAGTCAGTGCCTCCTCCGCGCTCTCCAGGTAGGACATGAGCACCCCTCGGACCAACTCCCTCCACGAGGCCGCTTCTTCTGCGTTCTCAGCCTGCAGCTTCAGGACAGCTTTGGAGGTAATCACTTTGAAGAACGCGGGTCCCCCGAGGCTCGTGTCTGGAAGGATGTCCTGGATGGTCTCTATACCGTAACTGTTGCTTAAAATTTTGTCGTTGTTCCTGACTTTAAAGCACTTTAAAGTCTCTagagacagggaaaaaataaaagggaccCAGGTTTTGTCCATGTCCACGTACAGAACAGCCTCTTTTATTGCATCCAGCTCTGGTTCGTGAGCTGGAGTCCAGTCAAAGCTGTTCCCAGGCACGTCACTGTACTGGAGAAGAGCAGTGGAGTCACTCTGGATAGGCTGGCCTTCACCACCGTCTTCTGGATACTCCAGTGtctcccactcctcctcctccagctgaggCCGGCACTTCTGCAGCGCCTCGCGGATCCTGTCCAACCAGTCCTCGGCCTCATCTCGAGAAGGAGCTCGTAGGTAgagttttttccccaggaaaaccAGCTCAAAACGGCCGTCCGAGTGCGTCAGCGCCAGCGACTCGCACCGCAGCAGGGAATAGCTCTCAACACAGATGCGGTCCTCGTGGTCCAAGAAGAGCCGGAGCTCCAGTGGTGACAGCTCGCAGGAAAACTCCTTCCATATCCCCATGGCTCCTCTCCGCTCCAGACTGCCCAGCTTCAGGAGCCCTCGGAAAGGGTTGGAAAGACCTGCGGCAAAAGCAGATGTCTCAGTTTAACCAAAGAAGGGGAAGCCAGTGGAGAGGGAAAAGCCAATGGACTGCTCACAGCGAGCAACCAGAGGCATCACAGCTTTGAGAGCCGGTCCCGGTGGACAGTGGGATGGGGCACAAGTTTACAGGACCTTGGTCCCCATCATCTGTCCACCACCTGCATTTCGGTTTTGAGGCTGAGAACAAGTGGGACCACATAAAGGAAACGTGTCCCACAGGGTGGACAGAGATACGGGGACAGAGGCACCCAGAGTACCTCCTCTCCTCCTAAAATGCTTCCCACCAGAGCCATCGTAGGCTCAGCAATGCCAAGGGAAGCTGCTCCACTGCCTTCTGGAGCTTTTAGTGCTGCCATCAGCTCAGCTACGGCAAATGGCTGCTTCCCAAACAGCCCACCCTCCTGAAACACCCCCCCAGACCCCGAGCACTGCCCAGTGCTCCATGAaagcaggagaggggagggcaGCATGTACCCATTTGCCTGCGATGCACAACGCTGAAGCCCTTTTGTTCCCGTTCGGGTGACATTTTGGGTTTCCCGCTCTCCAAGGATGGCACTGACAGCCTTTCCAAGTCAAGAGCGCTAATGAGCCCTGGGGCTAGACCCTCGCCAGCCCCCTCTGGCCCAAAGCCATTGGTGTTGGCTGTGCTTTCGCTGCTCTCTCCCGGAGAAGGTCTGTAGAAATCATCTTCTGAGAtccagctctttcttttctgttaataaaaaataaaataaaaaaaaattattgaaccTATCAAACATCCTGTGCCCCTCAAACATGCACACCCACAATGACCCCTCCACGGGGGCTGTTCCCACTCAGACTGAATCCCATGCAGTGATGCACACCATTCCCACACGGATGGCTTCCCAGCTCCCTCTGATCAGGGGACACTCCGCAAGACTCTGTTGGCAGCTGGCAAATATTGGGATTATATACTGGTGGGATTATAAAGTCCAAAACTGATCCGTTCTCTCCCCTTAAAATCATTGAGGGGCTCAGAGGGAGAGCACATTCCCTGCAGTAACCACACACGAGATATTTGGTCCATGAAGTATTTCTGATAGAAGGTGAAAAACCAGCCCTGTGATGGAAGGGTACAAGCTCGCCTGGAGTACCGGTACCATCCCTGTTCCAGGAAGAACAGAGATGGGGAGAGGTACAGAGAAGATGTCTAGGATATAACAGAGACCTACAGCTTAAAAGCAGATGCTACAAACACCAGGCCTGACCAGTACAGGcaaaaagcaaggcagagaaGACCTTTGTTTCCATACGTCAGGAGGGGATGAGATGCACAAGCAGAATAAAACTCATTAAGCTGAAAGAAATCATGGCTGTTAACTTCTCTAGGAGTTTTTCTGGCTACAAGAACGGAACGAGGTGCTGGGACAAGGTCCCCGAACAAATACCAGGAGCAAAACATGACCCAGCTCAGTGCCTTGGCAAAAGGGAGCAGCTTCCCTAGACCCAGAGCATCCCTTCCAGGGCTGCATCCCACCAGGAATGACCTCTCAATTACCCTACCCTGCTTTCCAAGAGCCTTTGATTCTGAGTAACAAAGTAAACGACTGCAGAAGAGCTGTCACCACCCTGCAGCAAGGATCATGGGTGGCTTGCGGCATAGTTCCCAATGTACAAGCAGGCTTGGCTTACTCCAGGACCAGGAACGCAGGTTGCTCTGTGAGTCATGTGAAAGCAGGGGGGAATTTCCTGTTGACACCGTATGTTATACATAGATTAAGTCAAACTGGCCCAACGCCATGAGGAAGCAGCGGAAATGGGATAACTGGGAGGGAGCTGAAAGGAGCAGAGACCAAAAAGAGAAACCGTTTGGGGGGGCTATGAAGTATATCCTAACCTCACCAGGATGGAAACGATGGGAATCAGGATGGAAACAATGGGAACCAGGATGGAAAAGTCAGTAACAAATTAGACAGAGGACAAGGCTGTTCAAAGAGTTtcctaaaagcaaaagcaagtgcATCAACTCCTTGGCGGCAGCAGGGGAAATCCGCCGCTGCTTAAGCTAGCCTAAGCACCAGGGATGCCATCCTGCTCTGAGAACAGATGTGCTGTGTGaatatttttccactgtaaTTTGTTTCCCATCCAGTCAACCCTTTTCCCTGCTCTTAAGTGGAccataaatgaagaaaagtcCCTATGAGAAACTCGACTCTCAGGCTGTTTTATTGGCTTGCACACACAGCCTATGGCCAGATTTGTGCAAGAGCTCATCACCCTCCAGATATcgttaacaaaaccaaaaacttccTCTTGCAGCCGCTCTTGGTGAGGGATGACTGGCAGGCCAGGCAGGGTTTCAAAAGCTTTGGTGCCTCTTTTACCAGGAAGTACCAACTTTGACCCAATTTCTCCCAGGGCAGCTGCATGGACACAGCTCCACAGGGTCCGGGAAGATGCTCATGGAGCAGGGAGCATCACTTACACCCAACTCACTGTCAGAAGAGTGGAAGCAGCACAGAAGGTGAGAGTTTGGAGAAACTGGTGGCTACTCAGAAGCTGttagcagttttattttccttttccattagaTCTGCTGGTCAGGAAGCATAAAAAGTAAGGAGATGGATAGCAAGCAAGCTGTAACACCTACCGGACAACCCAGCAGTGGAGAAAGGAGGTATTCAGCTGTTGGGCTGCGGACTACTTGGCTTGTCTCGCTGACACCGACTGTGCCACTTCTGCCTGTCTCTCCTCTGCTTGGACCGCCATGCCGCGTGGCCGAAACGCTGGCCGTGCTGCTGGCTTGTGGTGCTGCATCTCCATCCCCAACGCTGGCAGTCACCACGTCGCCCgtctgagcagagcctggactGTCAGCGTTGGGAGGTGGTTGCTGGTGAGCTCTGTGGGATGGTGCTGGGGGGACGGGCGATGTGTCTAGGGGACAGGCGGGCTGCTGCGGGGAGCAACCTAGCACGCTTGGGGCCGGCTGTCCCTCTGGGGCTTCCAGGCTTGGCTTGGCTTTGCTGAACTCGGACAACACCcttgaaacagaaaagtgaCCAGTTTGAATGTAGCCACGTTAACCAAAACctatgaaaaaaacagttattGCTAATTATAACTACCTAAAAAAAGACCTCAGTATCACTGCTTGTCACCTGCAGGCTGGCAGCACTGtacagctgcaaaaaaaccccgTGGCACCAATCATGCTAACAGAAAAACATGTGATTTGTGCCCTACAGAGCTGCAGTCAGTCCCACTGCAGGCAAGGACCATGCCTACAAAGGATGCACTTCCTAACTATGCAGATGAATGGGGTTTAATTTGCTTCTGATGGACATCTCCTCATGCAGGGAGAGTGCTGGgtgctccccacagccccagccccatgtACAGCTCCCGGACACATATCCAGCCATGGACTGTGTGccaaatttcaaatgttttcataacCGTTAACAAGCAATTATTAGTGGAGCCTGGCCAGACGAGATGCTGTTCCCATGCCCCTGCTTCGCCACCAGCTAGATCGAGTTAAACCATCCGAAGATTAAAATTCAAAACGACGTCTTTCCATCACGAGTTTAATCCCATCAAGGCAGGTTCTTCCAGGATCATCATAAGATGCAAAATCCTCGAAGCAGGTAATGATGCTATTACCGATGGGGAAGAACAGACTGCAGCTCTAAACCCTCTTGAAGACCCTTATCGAGAAGTGGGTGCCTTCGCCAACCAGCACCCTGAAGCTAGGCTCCTTCAGAGCCTTTGAAGGTGGCAGGGAAAATATTTACTGATTACTCAGAGCTTATATAACCCGCTGGAAATCTTTGTGCTGGGTCTTTGGCAGAAATAAATCACGAGGATGACAAACTAACAACCTCCCTCCTCTAAATTAGCTGCTGAAACTGCAAATTATAACCCTTTCCTGCGAccaaagtaatttctttccccCCTCACAGAGCCCTGAAGCATCTCCCAGCATACGCCAGGGAGACGTGACGTTCCTGAAACCAGGGAGCAGcatttttctgatgtttctgCCCTGGTAAAGAGGACAGACACACACTTCAGTGGCTAGGAGCTCATTTGCCATGGCAGCAGGGTCCCAGCAAGCCATGCTGagtgtttctttttacatttcaggctctttccaggaggaaaaaaacagcttgttaaagaaaaacagaggataAAGCCTTCCTGCTTATAGAGAGTAAATAAATGAGAACCCAGGAGAGGGTTGAAAATCCCTTTGAAGAGGAGATCTGGAAAAAGACTCACTCTTGCAGCGACCTGTCCAGGTCCTCAGCAGTGGCCGTCCCCAGGTCGGAGTCGCAGGAGAGCGGCTCCTCACTCCGCTCGGGACTGCGGGCACAGTGAGCCGGGAGGATGCTGTcggagcccaggctggaggagagctgggATGAGCTTGTGGTGTTAAGGCTCAACGTGGACGACGTGAGTTTGAttttgctgctggctttgctgatGGGTAGGACGGAGGGTTGAATCTCGATCTCGTCCGACCCTGATGACTGGGAGATCGAACCCAGTGATGCTTTTCTGTGGGGTTCGGATGTTGAGGACGTGAGGGGCTCCAGCAGCTCCGAAACAGGGCACAGACCCGACAGGGACAAAGGTGTGATAGTCCACTCATTCAAAACTGCTGATTTATAGGAGAGCTCAAAGGTTAAGGATGATAAGCCCTGCAAATAGCAAAGGAGAAACTCGCACTCTTCAGCATCTAAGAGCAGAGCGGTTGCTTGGTAGTATTCGGGCAGCCGGGACTTCTcccgcagcagcagcttcaaatAACACTCCATGAGGCCATCATTCAAAGCCAGCCTCAGccaggctcggcagcggccgacgTCTGTATTGATAAAGATGAGTTGTTCCAGTTCCAAGACAATATTTctgaggaaagggagagaataaacagaaaaggatgTGAGCGGCTCTGTTTTCGGTCCATCATGGGGTGCTGGAGGGGAAGATCCTCCATCACGAACTGCCCAACGTGCTCTGCTATGGGAAGTTTAGGAGTTGGGACAAAAAAGGCTGtggaaaatttctttccttcatggAAAACATGGTTTcccatggagaaaaaaagagttccCGAATGCCCCAAAGCTAAACATATTGGTAACAACCCCAAGCATCCCTGGGGTGCCTCTGGGtgctcctcctctc from Buteo buteo chromosome 9, bButBut1.hap1.1, whole genome shotgun sequence encodes the following:
- the PLEKHM1 gene encoding pleckstrin homology domain-containing family M member 1: MHSSHADDPKEAIQLIKKQLVNAIKALQKQYVTSDAIVTSDDGNANTLCSALEAVFVHGLKAKHIKAESGGKGKKTGGRGPLPQPVFWGLLKSITHRNIVLELEQLIFINTDVGRCRAWLRLALNDGLMECYLKLLLREKSRLPEYYQATALLLDAEECEFLLCYLQGLSSLTFELSYKSAVLNEWTITPLSLSGLCPVSELLEPLTSSTSEPHRKASLGSISQSSGSDEIEIQPSVLPISKASSKIKLTSSTLSLNTTSSSQLSSSLGSDSILPAHCARSPERSEEPLSCDSDLGTATAEDLDRSLQEVLSEFSKAKPSLEAPEGQPAPSVLGCSPQQPACPLDTSPVPPAPSHRAHQQPPPNADSPGSAQTGDVVTASVGDGDAAPQASSTASVSATRHGGPSRGETGRSGTVGVSETSQVVRSPTAEYLLSPLLGCPKRKSWISEDDFYRPSPGESSESTANTNGFGPEGAGEGLAPGLISALDLERLSVPSLESGKPKMSPEREQKGFSVVHRRQMGLSNPFRGLLKLGSLERRGAMGIWKEFSCELSPLELRLFLDHEDRICVESYSLLRCESLALTHSDGRFELVFLGKKLYLRAPSRDEAEDWLDRIREALQKCRPQLEEEEWETLEYPEDGGEGQPIQSDSTALLQYSDVPGNSFDWTPAHEPELDAIKEAVLYVDMDKTWVPFIFSLSLETLKCFKVRNNDKILSNSYGIETIQDILPDTSLGGPAFFKVITSKAVLKLQAENAEEAASWRELVRGVLMSYLESAEEALTLGGSLDGHSQVILKNIVKENGFLLQYLVAIPMEKGLDSQSFICAGCSRQIGFSFAKPKLCAFSGLYYCDSCHRDDETVIPSRLIHNWDLTKRGVCRQALKFLTQIRNQPLIDLKLVNESLYDHVERMGRIRRSREQLKLLGDYLIMCRSGALKELSKRLDHRHYLLECSHKYSVADLRQIADGVFETFLQSLLQFASHHVYNCDLCTQRGFICQICNSSDIIFPFEFDTTTRCSECKTVFHRDCQASAKSCPRCERRQRYQRQLEAEASMELSL